One window from the genome of Peptococcaceae bacterium encodes:
- a CDS encoding MBL fold metallo-hydrolase, whose product MMGSVSIQFLGSGDAFGSGGRMQPCILVRSAASVFLLDCGTSCLISMRKYAADPNEVQVIILSHLHGDHFGGVPFFIIDAQLVSKRKKPLSIVGPPGAKERISEAMEVLFPGSSKIEQSFALEVLELAPGQAVEFSDLKMKIEAEQGVHPCGSLPLILRLQVGDKVIAYSGDTEWTEGLVKAARGADLFISEAYFYDKNVKNHLNYRTLLEKEKELDAKRTVVTHMSPEMLGRLDSLVYEYSDDGKVFEL is encoded by the coding sequence ATGATGGGAAGTGTTTCCATCCAGTTTTTAGGGAGCGGGGACGCCTTTGGAAGCGGCGGCAGGATGCAGCCGTGCATACTGGTAAGGTCAGCCGCGTCTGTTTTTTTGTTGGACTGCGGCACATCGTGTCTTATTTCCATGAGGAAATATGCCGCCGATCCCAACGAGGTGCAGGTGATTATTCTATCTCACCTGCACGGCGATCATTTTGGCGGGGTTCCTTTCTTCATTATCGATGCACAGCTGGTGAGCAAGAGGAAAAAGCCTCTTAGCATCGTGGGCCCGCCCGGGGCGAAGGAAAGAATAAGCGAAGCCATGGAGGTTCTGTTTCCCGGGTCGTCGAAGATTGAGCAGTCGTTTGCATTAGAAGTGCTGGAGCTGGCACCGGGGCAGGCAGTGGAATTCAGCGATCTAAAAATGAAAATCGAAGCGGAACAAGGTGTGCACCCCTGCGGCTCTCTCCCTTTGATCCTGCGTTTGCAGGTTGGGGACAAAGTTATTGCCTACAGCGGAGATACGGAATGGACGGAGGGGCTTGTTAAGGCTGCCAGGGGAGCGGATCTTTTTATTTCCGAAGCTTACTTCTATGATAAAAATGTCAAAAATCACCTAAATTACCGGACGCTGCTGGAAAAAGAAAAAGAACTCGACGCAAAAAGAACGGTTGTCACGCACATGAGCCCGGAGATGCTG
- the sigG gene encoding RNA polymerase sporulation sigma factor SigG, producing the protein MIVNKVEICGVNTSKLPVLKNSVMRELFLKMRDGDATAREKLINGNLRLVLSVIQRFTNRGEYVDDLFQVGCIGLIKAIDNFDLEQNVKFSTYAVPMIIGEIRRYLRDNNPIRVSRSLRDIAYKALQVRDNLVNKNSREPSINEIAVELNIPREEIVFALDAIQEPISLFEPIYHDGGDPIFVMDQIGDEKNADASWLETISVKEALQKLSERERHILTLRFFEGKTQMEVAEEIGISQAQVSRLEKAALTHMRKYI; encoded by the coding sequence ATGATCGTAAACAAAGTGGAGATTTGCGGTGTCAATACTTCTAAGCTGCCGGTCCTCAAGAATTCGGTGATGAGAGAGCTCTTTTTAAAAATGCGAGACGGGGATGCCACAGCAAGGGAAAAGCTTATAAACGGCAATCTCCGTCTTGTCTTAAGCGTGATCCAGCGTTTTACAAACCGGGGTGAGTACGTGGATGACCTTTTCCAGGTGGGCTGCATCGGTTTGATAAAAGCCATCGATAATTTTGACCTGGAACAGAACGTAAAGTTTTCTACTTATGCCGTTCCCATGATCATCGGCGAAATCAGGAGATACCTGCGCGATAATAATCCAATCAGGGTCAGCCGGTCGCTGAGGGATATTGCTTACAAGGCGCTGCAGGTGCGGGACAACCTGGTTAACAAAAACTCGCGGGAGCCGTCCATTAATGAAATAGCCGTGGAATTAAACATTCCCAGGGAAGAGATCGTGTTTGCGCTTGACGCGATTCAGGAACCGATTTCCCTTTTTGAGCCCATTTACCATGACGGGGGTGATCCCATTTTTGTCATGGACCAGATCGGGGACGAAAAAAATGCAGATGCAAGCTGGCTGGAGACAATATCCGTGAAGGAGGCTTTGCAGAAACTGAGCGAAAGGGAAAGGCACATTCTCACCCTGAGATTTTTTGAAGGTAAAACGCAGATGGAGGTCGCGGAGGAGATAGGAATTTCCCAGGCCCAGGTTTCGCGGCTGGAAAAAGCCGCCTTGACACACATGAGAAAATACATCTAA
- the spoIIGA gene encoding sigma-E processing peptidase SpoIIGA gives MVEVYADVVVLVNFVMDFFILWIAGRLASLRISPFRLVLGALTGAVYSLVVLIPENAAAASFAAKIACSVVMVLLAYAPVSPAKFLRSIFFMYALSFIMGGSVIGTIYLTERKPGCLQAWNGAAVLANSFNYYWLLVGLGMAVLTGYASLFFLRRNWLRQNLVNGLVICIGDRKTDVDALLDTGNQLLDPLTGKPVIIVEAEALKGMLPQELLEAAGSEDEVKLAGLYERLEQGWAARLRMIPFNSVGRERGLLVGLRPDYIEIKCGNRVSICREVVIGLVGNCLTREGKYRALLHPFLLEKYV, from the coding sequence GTGGTTGAAGTTTATGCAGATGTCGTGGTCCTGGTTAATTTCGTTATGGACTTTTTTATTCTGTGGATAGCCGGGCGGCTTGCCAGCTTGAGAATAAGTCCATTCCGTCTCGTTTTGGGGGCATTGACTGGTGCTGTTTATTCACTGGTGGTCCTTATCCCGGAAAACGCGGCTGCTGCTTCTTTTGCCGCCAAAATCGCCTGCTCGGTGGTTATGGTCCTGCTTGCCTACGCTCCCGTTTCTCCAGCGAAATTTTTACGGTCCATTTTTTTCATGTACGCGCTTTCTTTCATCATGGGGGGATCAGTCATCGGGACAATTTATCTGACAGAGAGGAAACCAGGCTGTCTCCAAGCCTGGAACGGAGCGGCGGTGCTGGCGAATTCGTTCAATTACTACTGGCTGCTGGTGGGGCTGGGAATGGCGGTTTTGACTGGATACGCAAGCCTGTTTTTTCTCCGCCGCAATTGGCTGCGGCAGAATCTCGTGAACGGTCTGGTAATCTGCATTGGCGACAGGAAAACAGATGTTGACGCACTTTTGGATACGGGAAACCAGCTGCTGGACCCGCTGACGGGAAAACCGGTAATCATCGTTGAGGCCGAAGCGTTGAAAGGGATGCTGCCCCAGGAACTGCTGGAAGCGGCAGGAAGCGAGGACGAGGTAAAACTGGCTGGCCTTTATGAGCGGCTTGAGCAGGGATGGGCAGCCAGGTTACGAATGATACCGTTTAATTCCGTGGGCAGGGAACGCGGGTTGCTGGTCGGGCTGCGCCCTGACTACATTGAAATAAAGTGCGGGAACAGGGTTAGCATATGCCGGGAGGTAGTAATCGGTCTTGTGGGCAACTGCCTTACGCGAGAAGGAAAGTATCGTGCTCTTCTTCATCCGTTTCTTTTAGAGAAATATGTATAG
- the sigE gene encoding RNA polymerase sporulation sigma factor SigE codes for MQFQEKLTNVQINLKYFVFGVLKLLGIEPEVLYVGSSEALPPPLSIDEENYLLECLERGEQGVKSTLIERNLRLVVYIARKFENTGVGIEDLVSIGTIGLIKAVNTFDPAKKIKLATYASRCIENEILMHLRRNSKIRTEVSFDEPLNIDLDGNELLLSDVMGTDNDIIYKSLEEEVDKKLLVYAMKKLSHRERRIMDLRFGLKDGNEKTQKEVADMLGISQSYISRLEKRIIKRLRKEIQRME; via the coding sequence ATGCAGTTCCAGGAAAAACTGACCAACGTTCAAATTAACTTAAAATATTTTGTTTTTGGTGTCTTAAAGCTGCTGGGCATTGAACCGGAGGTTTTGTATGTCGGAAGCAGTGAAGCTTTGCCTCCGCCTTTGAGCATCGACGAAGAAAACTATCTTTTGGAGTGCCTGGAAAGAGGCGAACAGGGCGTTAAAAGCACGCTGATTGAACGAAACTTGCGGCTTGTTGTATACATTGCTCGGAAGTTTGAAAACACGGGGGTAGGGATTGAGGACCTGGTTTCAATAGGTACTATAGGCCTCATCAAGGCGGTAAACACATTTGATCCGGCTAAAAAGATCAAGCTGGCCACTTACGCTTCAAGGTGTATCGAAAACGAAATATTGATGCACTTGAGACGCAACAGCAAAATAAGGACCGAGGTTTCTTTTGACGAACCACTGAACATTGACCTGGATGGAAATGAGCTTTTGCTTTCCGATGTTATGGGCACCGATAACGACATTATTTACAAATCGCTGGAAGAAGAAGTGGACAAAAAGCTGCTGGTTTATGCCATGAAAAAGCTGTCTCACCGGGAAAGGAGGATTATGGACCTTCGCTTCGGGTTAAAAGACGGTAATGAAAAAACGCAAAAAGAAGTCGCCGATATGCTGGGCATTTCGCAGTCTTATATCTCCAGGCTGGAAAAGCGCATCATAAAAAGGCTGCGGAAAGAAATACAGCGCATGGAATAA
- a CDS encoding N-acetyltransferase has product MFIRKARLTDVEAMHQLVNNYAEKGLMLSRSRSMLYEYIRDFAVAEVDGEVVGTGALHIMWVDLAEIRAVAIKEGFTGQKIGKQLIEFFLQEARELGIPRVFTLTYQPGFFKKSGFTVVSKESMPQKVWRECINCPKFPNCDEVCMEFVLRQC; this is encoded by the coding sequence ATGTTCATTCGCAAGGCCAGGCTGACAGATGTTGAAGCAATGCACCAGCTTGTGAATAATTATGCAGAAAAAGGGTTGATGCTTTCACGTTCACGCAGCATGCTCTATGAGTATATCAGGGACTTTGCCGTTGCCGAGGTGGACGGGGAAGTTGTTGGTACCGGCGCGCTCCACATCATGTGGGTTGATCTTGCCGAAATAAGAGCGGTAGCTATAAAAGAAGGGTTTACTGGACAGAAGATAGGCAAACAATTGATCGAATTCTTTCTGCAGGAAGCCAGGGAACTGGGAATACCCAGGGTCTTCACGCTCACTTACCAGCCGGGGTTTTTTAAAAAATCCGGTTTTACTGTCGTTTCCAAGGAATCTATGCCCCAAAAAGTCTGGCGAGAATGCATAAACTGTCCCAAGTTCCCTAATTGCGATGAAGTATGTATGGAATTTGTTCTCAGGCAATGCTAG
- the ftsZ gene encoding cell division protein FtsZ, translating to MLEFETDIHRTAMIKVIGVGGGGSNAVNRMIESGLKGVDFIAVNTDVQALYLSKAEHKIQIGAKLTRGLGAGANPEVGLKAAEESRDELAGILKGADMVFITAGMGGGTGTGATPVIAGIAKEIGALTVGVVTKPFPFEGRKRMSQAESGIGSLKEKVDTLIMIPNEKLLQVVDKNTSINEAFRIADDVLRQGVQGISDLIAVPGLINLDFADVKTIMLDTGSALMGIGSASGENRASVAARSAISSPLLETSIEGAKGVLFNITGGSNLGLFEVNEAAEIIAQAADPDANIIFGAVIDDNMGDEVRVTVIATGFERSARKENLIELDIKPFKADDLYIPPFLRTKK from the coding sequence GGAGTTGGCGGGGGAGGCAGCAATGCCGTCAACAGGATGATTGAAAGCGGTTTAAAAGGTGTCGATTTTATCGCGGTCAACACAGATGTTCAGGCTCTTTACCTTTCCAAGGCCGAACATAAGATCCAGATCGGCGCCAAGCTTACAAGAGGGCTGGGGGCGGGAGCCAATCCTGAGGTAGGTCTGAAAGCGGCGGAAGAAAGCCGTGACGAGCTTGCCGGCATCCTGAAAGGCGCGGACATGGTTTTCATTACTGCCGGGATGGGCGGTGGAACGGGTACGGGGGCTACTCCCGTTATCGCCGGGATTGCCAAGGAAATTGGAGCGCTTACGGTCGGCGTTGTCACCAAACCGTTCCCGTTTGAGGGGAGAAAGAGGATGTCCCAGGCGGAATCAGGCATAGGAAGCCTTAAGGAGAAAGTGGACACCTTGATTATGATCCCCAATGAAAAACTTCTCCAGGTTGTGGATAAAAACACCTCTATTAACGAGGCTTTTCGCATTGCCGATGACGTTCTTCGCCAGGGAGTACAGGGTATTTCTGATTTGATTGCTGTTCCAGGATTAATAAACCTTGACTTTGCCGATGTGAAAACGATTATGCTTGATACAGGTTCCGCCCTCATGGGTATCGGATCGGCTTCCGGGGAAAACCGGGCTTCTGTTGCCGCCAGGTCCGCCATTTCCAGTCCCCTTCTGGAAACATCTATCGAAGGGGCCAAGGGGGTTCTTTTCAATATCACCGGAGGTTCCAACCTGGGGCTTTTTGAGGTGAACGAAGCGGCGGAGATTATTGCGCAGGCGGCAGATCCCGATGCCAACATCATTTTTGGCGCGGTGATCGATGACAACATGGGCGATGAGGTGAGGGTTACCGTAATAGCTACCGGCTTTGAGCGCAGCGCTCGAAAAGAGAACCTGATTGAACTGGATATTAAACCGTTTAAAGCGGATGACCTGTACATACCGCCATTCTTGCGGACGAAAAAATAA